One Zeugodacus cucurbitae isolate PBARC_wt_2022May chromosome 3, idZeuCucr1.2, whole genome shotgun sequence genomic region harbors:
- the LOC105219978 gene encoding serine protease easter-like isoform X2 translates to MLIQKCTELNNMIKPSIGEAEMIFLRRSRCGELGKRILVCCPKSQQFHDNILKGKPEDACETPNGKNGRCISILECGSLLSLIKEDLSANERNFLTKSVCRQETRQVCCPDPSTNNRGELPLSPNCGKTSLTGRIYGGTVADIDEFPWTALLIYTRANGDKGFFCGASLINDRYVVTGAHCVSKEMLGGSFRLTGVRLGEWNIETLQDCQFDRKGNKLCSDPPIDLNIEEEICHPLYNYTTQTHDIALLRLQEKVNYNDFTSPICLPVSTSSSKSNYEGVTMGIAGWGAIETAPRTQKKLKALIQGENFERCKAIYNNEIEIDNTKICAVSEKKGVDTCNSDSGGPLMIVQTYNGRQSFFLVGIVSYSSNPCVGEALPSVFTRVDVFSSWIQSTVRK, encoded by the exons GTTTGCTGCCCTAAGTCTCAACAATTTCATGACAATATTTTGAAAGGAAAACCAG aagATGCTTGCGAAACTCCGAATGGCAAAAACGGACGTTGCATTTCCATCCTTGAATGTGGTTCTTTATTATCGTTAATAAAAGAAGATTTATcagcaaatgaaagaaatttctTAACCAAAAGCGTTTGTAGACAGGAAACACGACAG GTATGCTGCCCCGACCCATCGACGAATAATCGAGGAGAATTGCCGTTGTCCCCCAATTGTGGAAAAACTTCGTTAACGGGGCGCATTTATGGTGGAACCGTGGCGGATATCGATGAATTCCCATGGACTGCTTTGCTTATATACACGAGAG CAAACGGTGATAAAGGCTTTTTTTGCGGCGCTTCTCTCATTAATGATCGCTATGTTGTAACGGGAGCACATTGTGTTAGCAAAGAAATGCTCGGAGGAAGTTTTCGACTAACTGGAGTCCGTTTGGGTGAATGGAATATAGAGACACTACAAGATTGCCAATTTGATAGAAAGGGCAATAAACTTTGTTCGGATCCACCTATCGATTTAAATATTGAGGAAGAAATTTGTCATCCACTATACAATTATACCACCCAAACACATGATATAGCTTTACTGCGTCTTCAAGAGAAAGTCAATTACAATGATTTCACTAGTCCTATATGCTTGCCGGTCAGCACCAGCTCTTCCAAAAGTAATTACGAGGGTGTAACTATGGGCATTGCAGGTTGGGGAGCAATCGAAACGGCCCCTAGAAcccaaaagaaattaaaagcattGATACAAGGAGAAAACTTTGAAAGATGTAAAGCTATATACAATAACGAGATAGAAATAGATAATACTAAAATATGTGCGGTCAGTGAAAAGAAAGGTGTCGACACGTGTAATAGTGACTCTGGTGGACCACTAATGATTGTCCAAACATATAACGGAAGGCAATCATTCTTTCTGGTTGGTATAGTTTCATATAGTTCAAACCCGTGTGTAGGAGAAGCATTACCCAGCGTTTTCACTCGTGTAGATGTTTTCAGTAGCTGGATACAAAGTACagttagaaaataa
- the LOC105219978 gene encoding serine protease easter-like isoform X3 — MNSIRNIAVLLALTCSVFNVVSAEDACETPNGKNGRCISILECGSLLSLIKEDLSANERNFLTKSVCRQETRQVCCPDPSTNNRGELPLSPNCGKTSLTGRIYGGTVADIDEFPWTALLIYTRANGDKGFFCGASLINDRYVVTGAHCVSKEMLGGSFRLTGVRLGEWNIETLQDCQFDRKGNKLCSDPPIDLNIEEEICHPLYNYTTQTHDIALLRLQEKVNYNDFTSPICLPVSTSSSKSNYEGVTMGIAGWGAIETAPRTQKKLKALIQGENFERCKAIYNNEIEIDNTKICAVSEKKGVDTCNSDSGGPLMIVQTYNGRQSFFLVGIVSYSSNPCVGEALPSVFTRVDVFSSWIQSTVRK, encoded by the exons aagATGCTTGCGAAACTCCGAATGGCAAAAACGGACGTTGCATTTCCATCCTTGAATGTGGTTCTTTATTATCGTTAATAAAAGAAGATTTATcagcaaatgaaagaaatttctTAACCAAAAGCGTTTGTAGACAGGAAACACGACAG GTATGCTGCCCCGACCCATCGACGAATAATCGAGGAGAATTGCCGTTGTCCCCCAATTGTGGAAAAACTTCGTTAACGGGGCGCATTTATGGTGGAACCGTGGCGGATATCGATGAATTCCCATGGACTGCTTTGCTTATATACACGAGAG CAAACGGTGATAAAGGCTTTTTTTGCGGCGCTTCTCTCATTAATGATCGCTATGTTGTAACGGGAGCACATTGTGTTAGCAAAGAAATGCTCGGAGGAAGTTTTCGACTAACTGGAGTCCGTTTGGGTGAATGGAATATAGAGACACTACAAGATTGCCAATTTGATAGAAAGGGCAATAAACTTTGTTCGGATCCACCTATCGATTTAAATATTGAGGAAGAAATTTGTCATCCACTATACAATTATACCACCCAAACACATGATATAGCTTTACTGCGTCTTCAAGAGAAAGTCAATTACAATGATTTCACTAGTCCTATATGCTTGCCGGTCAGCACCAGCTCTTCCAAAAGTAATTACGAGGGTGTAACTATGGGCATTGCAGGTTGGGGAGCAATCGAAACGGCCCCTAGAAcccaaaagaaattaaaagcattGATACAAGGAGAAAACTTTGAAAGATGTAAAGCTATATACAATAACGAGATAGAAATAGATAATACTAAAATATGTGCGGTCAGTGAAAAGAAAGGTGTCGACACGTGTAATAGTGACTCTGGTGGACCACTAATGATTGTCCAAACATATAACGGAAGGCAATCATTCTTTCTGGTTGGTATAGTTTCATATAGTTCAAACCCGTGTGTAGGAGAAGCATTACCCAGCGTTTTCACTCGTGTAGATGTTTTCAGTAGCTGGATACAAAGTACagttagaaaataa